The following proteins are co-located in the Fimbriiglobus ruber genome:
- a CDS encoding DUF4129 domain-containing protein has protein sequence MASDRESTPLIDIVALAISPALIMLMVGSLVFFLIEVLYEGQYSGRLLWTMFFFVFGAVLIARLSIQESRKYAALYAGGLGLACFVAMMQFVEYPNKTLTMIGPVINLGLMALVWWVSDRLTWDCTHFDEDRRASGRGVLSAAGLETAEAEKDETDEGAADETTKKKKGKKRKATDEGFLGWTDRFKAYQKAQNKKPHTPGVWVLYFALGALPLFALGQSLTDPSDADRRQATFFQMAVYIASALGLLVTTTLFGLKRYLEQRNARIPTPMTVAWLVLGGGLIVAFVAVGAILPRPHSETPLVNLSRAGQKDRDASRHAVLRDNNAGKGEGAAGEKTEAGKGQNAAKNGEKGGQSGEKGGGGGKGKQQGGDQKGDSQGKQSGEKSQGEKSQGEKSQGEKSQGEKSQGEKSQGEKSQSQQDRGKQSKSERQDSQNKDQRDGSKARDAEEKKSDSDDSSKSGQSASQRIGEMMESVGQFLKWVVWTVIAIAVIAGIIIFVLNYLAPFTTWARGLLDWLRGLFARKKRPVREGGDEAVAPTGPKRPPPFAVFDNPFADGSARHREVSELVEYTFTAFDSWAWDRDIGRQPEETPMEFAVRVGHEHLDLDEPAFQVVNLYVRVLYSRSPLPKDATRSLKSLWEQLESAPRPVAAAT, from the coding sequence ATGGCTTCCGACCGCGAATCGACGCCGCTGATCGATATCGTCGCCCTGGCGATCAGCCCCGCGCTGATCATGCTCATGGTCGGCAGCCTCGTCTTTTTCCTGATCGAAGTGCTGTACGAGGGGCAGTATTCCGGCCGGCTGTTGTGGACGATGTTCTTCTTCGTCTTCGGGGCGGTGTTGATCGCGCGGCTCTCGATCCAGGAGAGCCGCAAGTACGCCGCCCTTTACGCGGGCGGGCTCGGCCTGGCGTGCTTCGTGGCGATGATGCAGTTCGTGGAATACCCGAACAAGACGCTCACCATGATCGGCCCAGTCATCAACCTCGGGCTCATGGCCCTCGTCTGGTGGGTCTCGGACCGACTCACCTGGGACTGCACGCACTTCGACGAAGACCGCCGGGCGTCCGGCCGCGGTGTATTGTCCGCCGCCGGACTAGAAACCGCCGAGGCCGAGAAGGATGAAACCGACGAGGGCGCCGCGGACGAAACGACGAAGAAAAAGAAAGGCAAAAAGAGAAAAGCCACGGACGAAGGTTTTCTCGGCTGGACCGATCGATTCAAGGCATACCAGAAAGCCCAGAACAAGAAGCCGCACACGCCGGGCGTATGGGTACTTTATTTCGCCCTCGGTGCGCTCCCGCTTTTCGCCCTCGGCCAATCGCTCACCGACCCGTCCGACGCCGACCGCCGCCAGGCTACCTTCTTTCAAATGGCGGTCTACATCGCGAGCGCGCTCGGACTCCTTGTCACCACCACGCTTTTCGGTCTCAAGCGCTATCTGGAACAGCGCAACGCCCGCATCCCGACGCCGATGACGGTCGCGTGGCTGGTGTTGGGCGGCGGGTTAATCGTGGCATTCGTCGCCGTCGGTGCGATACTGCCGCGGCCGCATTCGGAAACGCCCCTCGTCAACCTCTCGCGGGCCGGCCAGAAAGACCGCGACGCCTCGCGGCACGCGGTTCTCCGCGACAACAACGCTGGCAAAGGCGAAGGCGCGGCCGGAGAAAAGACCGAAGCCGGGAAGGGACAGAACGCGGCCAAGAACGGCGAAAAAGGCGGTCAGTCGGGCGAAAAGGGGGGTGGAGGCGGGAAAGGTAAACAACAGGGCGGCGACCAGAAGGGCGACAGCCAGGGCAAGCAAAGCGGCGAGAAATCCCAAGGGGAGAAATCGCAGGGCGAGAAATCTCAAGGTGAAAAGTCGCAGGGCGAGAAATCTCAAGGTGAAAAGTCGCAGGGCGAGAAATCCCAGAGCCAACAGGATCGTGGCAAACAATCGAAGTCGGAGCGGCAGGACAGCCAAAACAAGGATCAGCGCGACGGATCGAAGGCACGAGATGCGGAGGAAAAGAAATCCGATTCGGACGACAGTTCTAAATCCGGGCAATCCGCTTCCCAGCGGATCGGCGAGATGATGGAGAGCGTCGGCCAGTTTTTGAAATGGGTCGTGTGGACCGTCATCGCGATCGCGGTCATTGCCGGGATAATCATTTTCGTCCTGAATTACCTGGCACCGTTCACGACTTGGGCCCGTGGCCTCCTCGACTGGCTGCGAGGGCTGTTCGCGCGGAAGAAGCGCCCGGTTCGTGAGGGCGGGGACGAAGCCGTTGCCCCAACCGGGCCCAAACGTCCGCCACCGTTCGCCGTGTTCGACAACCCGTTCGCCGACGGCTCGGCTCGTCATCGCGAAGTGAGCGAACTGGTCGAGTACACGTTCACCGCGTTCGATTCCTGGGCTTGGGACCGCGACATCGGCCGCCAGCCGGAAGAGACGCCGATGGAATTTGCCGTCCGCGTCGGCCACGAACACCTGGACCTGGACGAACCGGCGTTTCAGGTCGTGAACCTGTACGTCCGCGTCCTCTATTCCCGATCTCCTTTGCCGAAAGACGCGACCCGATCGCTCAAGAGCCTTTGGGAACAACTCGAATCCGCACCGCGGCCCGTGGCGGCCGCCACATGA
- a CDS encoding glycosyltransferase, whose product MISFVIPAHNEERHLGTTLAALFASAQAVGEPFEVIVVNDTSTDHTRAIAEAGGARVVDVTHRHIALTRNTGARASVGEVLFFVDADTQANPAAIRAGLRAIRAGAIGGGCAFRYDGPVPLWAKIVHPIGIEAARLLKLVGGCFLFCRREAFTAVGGFSERYRVGEDVAFVNDLKRRGRFVVPREMVTTSNRKLDRMKPRAAISLLLRFAARGPDMHFTQEELDLWYGPAARD is encoded by the coding sequence ATGATCTCGTTCGTCATCCCCGCCCACAACGAAGAGCGCCACCTCGGCACAACGCTCGCCGCCCTGTTTGCTTCCGCGCAGGCGGTAGGCGAGCCGTTTGAAGTGATCGTCGTCAACGACACATCCACGGACCACACTCGGGCGATCGCGGAAGCCGGCGGAGCCCGGGTGGTCGATGTCACACACCGACACATCGCCCTGACTCGAAACACGGGTGCGCGGGCGTCCGTGGGAGAGGTACTGTTTTTCGTCGACGCTGACACACAAGCCAACCCCGCGGCCATCCGCGCCGGACTCCGCGCTATCCGGGCAGGGGCCATCGGCGGCGGGTGCGCCTTCCGGTACGACGGCCCCGTCCCTCTCTGGGCGAAAATCGTCCACCCGATCGGGATCGAGGCGGCCCGGTTGCTCAAGCTCGTCGGGGGCTGCTTTCTGTTCTGTCGGCGGGAGGCATTCACCGCGGTAGGCGGCTTCAGCGAACGCTACCGCGTGGGCGAGGACGTGGCGTTCGTCAACGACCTGAAGCGCCGCGGCCGGTTCGTCGTACCGCGGGAAATGGTCACGACTTCGAACCGCAAGCTGGACCGTATGAAGCCGCGGGCGGCCATCAGCCTGTTGCTGCGGTTCGCGGCCCGCGGTCCCGACATGCACTTCACCCAGGAGGAACTCGATTTGTGGTACGGTCCCGCCGCCCGCGACTGA
- the glgB gene encoding 1,4-alpha-glucan branching protein GlgB — protein MLPTELNWITPNDLYLFNEGSHVRLYDKLGSHPATVGGREGYHFAVWAPNADHVSVVGDFNGWRPGKNPLERFEHSGVWGGFIPGVKSGTCYKYHIASPHNGYKVDKCDPFAFTCEIAPKSAAVTWDLSYEWRDADWMKSRGPKIAHDAPVSIYEMHLGSWMRSPEPPYHSLSYREVAPRLADYIKRTGFTHVEFLPLTEHPFFGSWGYQVTGYFAATSRFGTPQDLMYLIDYLHQHGIGVIMDWVPSHFATDEFGLGFFDGTHLFEHAEPKQGFHPEWGSYIFNYERHEIRSFLLSSALFWLDKYHIDGLRVDAVASMLYLDYARQDGDWVRNQYGGKENIGAIDFLRRFNHEVYTHFPDVQTIAEESTAWPMVSRPTYVGGLGFGYKWDMGWMHDTLRYCQRDPLFRKFHHNELTFRQLYANAENYVLPLSHDEVVHGKGPLWDKMAGDEWQKFAGLREMLAYQWGMTGKKLMFMGGEIAQRQEWRHDASIDWHLLEHDSHRGVQRLVADLNRLYRSEPALHELDTEPGGFDWIDCNDAAGSMYSFVRKAKGHDRIVCIFNFTPVVRNNYRIGVPGPGYWREILNTDASYYGGSNVGNSGGTHAEFLSCHGQPYSVSITIPPLGAVFLKGTI, from the coding sequence ATGCTCCCTACCGAGCTGAATTGGATTACCCCGAACGACCTATACTTGTTCAACGAGGGAAGTCACGTACGACTGTACGACAAGCTCGGCTCGCACCCGGCGACCGTTGGCGGCCGGGAAGGCTACCACTTTGCCGTCTGGGCCCCGAACGCGGATCACGTGTCGGTGGTCGGAGATTTCAACGGCTGGCGGCCGGGAAAGAACCCGCTCGAACGGTTCGAGCATTCGGGCGTGTGGGGCGGGTTCATTCCGGGCGTAAAATCTGGCACTTGCTACAAGTATCACATCGCGTCACCGCACAACGGATACAAGGTCGACAAGTGCGACCCGTTCGCGTTCACCTGCGAAATCGCCCCGAAGTCTGCCGCCGTCACCTGGGATTTGAGCTACGAATGGCGGGACGCGGACTGGATGAAATCGCGGGGGCCGAAGATTGCCCATGACGCGCCGGTCTCCATCTACGAAATGCACCTCGGGTCGTGGATGCGGTCGCCCGAACCACCGTACCACTCGCTCAGTTACCGCGAAGTCGCCCCGCGCCTGGCCGACTACATCAAGCGGACGGGCTTCACGCACGTCGAATTCCTGCCCCTCACCGAACACCCGTTCTTCGGGTCGTGGGGTTATCAGGTCACGGGGTATTTCGCGGCCACGAGCCGGTTCGGCACGCCGCAAGACCTGATGTACCTGATCGATTACCTGCACCAGCACGGGATCGGCGTGATCATGGACTGGGTTCCGTCGCACTTCGCGACGGACGAGTTCGGCCTCGGCTTCTTCGACGGCACGCACCTCTTTGAACACGCCGAGCCGAAGCAGGGGTTCCACCCGGAGTGGGGCAGCTACATCTTCAACTACGAGCGGCACGAGATCCGCAGCTTCCTGCTGTCGTCCGCGCTGTTCTGGCTCGACAAGTACCACATCGACGGCCTCCGCGTCGACGCCGTCGCGTCGATGCTTTACCTCGACTACGCCCGCCAAGACGGTGACTGGGTCAGGAACCAGTACGGCGGGAAAGAGAACATCGGGGCGATCGACTTCCTCCGCCGGTTCAACCACGAAGTCTACACGCACTTCCCGGACGTACAGACGATCGCCGAGGAATCGACCGCGTGGCCGATGGTGTCCCGGCCCACCTACGTCGGCGGGCTCGGCTTCGGGTACAAGTGGGACATGGGGTGGATGCACGACACCCTGCGGTATTGCCAGCGGGACCCGCTATTCCGCAAGTTCCACCACAACGAATTGACCTTCCGGCAGCTGTACGCGAACGCCGAGAACTACGTCCTCCCGCTGTCGCACGACGAGGTGGTCCACGGCAAGGGGCCGCTGTGGGACAAGATGGCCGGGGACGAGTGGCAGAAGTTCGCCGGTCTGCGGGAAATGCTGGCGTACCAGTGGGGGATGACGGGCAAGAAACTCATGTTCATGGGCGGGGAAATCGCCCAGCGGCAGGAATGGCGGCACGACGCGAGTATCGACTGGCACCTGCTCGAACACGACTCGCACCGCGGCGTCCAGCGGCTCGTCGCCGACTTGAACCGCCTGTACCGGTCCGAGCCCGCCCTCCACGAACTCGACACGGAGCCGGGCGGGTTCGATTGGATCGACTGCAACGACGCGGCCGGCAGCATGTACTCCTTCGTCCGCAAGGCGAAGGGGCACGACCGGATCGTCTGCATCTTTAACTTCACCCCCGTCGTGCGGAACAACTACCGGATCGGCGTCCCCGGCCCGGGTTACTGGCGCGAGATCTTGAACACCGACGCCTCCTACTACGGCGGCAGCAACGTCGGCAACAGCGGCGGGACGCACGCGGAATTCCTCAGCTGCCACGGCCAGCCGTACTCAGTCTCCATCACCATCCCGCCACTCGGGGCGGTGTTTTTGAAGGGCACGATTTGA
- a CDS encoding NAD(P)/FAD-dependent oxidoreductase gives MSLRVSNLRLPVEEPEALLPTHLARALGVAPTDLRRWRVLRKSLDVRDKRQLRFVYNFEVELPADELSVTSRAGDRPHPAAQVELFDDPPFAMPDPGSAPLAHRPVVIGSGPGGLVCAYFLALHGYKPLLLERGTPVSERIRDVKRFDEGGKFHPESNYLFGEGGAGTFSDGKLTCRGSGPDVLRVLELFAECKGQQPGKPSILYYHRPHLGSNRLPAVVKAIRQKIEGLGGEVRFHTKVDDLTFNETGLQGVATSSGFIPTPVAVLATGHSARDTYAVLERRGVPMNAKPFQFGVRVEHRQDVINEVQYGPRHTAYEDALGNADYSLVAHGKHDLFTFCMCAGGYIIPSVSEEGYFCTNGMSLSRRDSPYANSGLVVTVPVEAFEGTDVLAGVRLQAKYEKKAFELGRGVYAAPVQRARDFLAGRVSKDTLSSSYPRDKVAVDLREVLPPVVAAAVKHGLPQMDRRWQGRFLADAVLAGPEARGSSPVRVDRDPETRESPGVRGLYPVGEGAGYAGGIVSAAVDGLRTAKAIVARYAPLGKG, from the coding sequence ATGTCCCTACGCGTCTCGAATCTTCGCTTGCCCGTCGAGGAGCCGGAAGCGCTCCTGCCCACGCACCTCGCCCGCGCGCTCGGCGTCGCGCCGACTGACCTGCGCCGGTGGCGCGTCCTCCGCAAGAGCCTGGACGTTCGCGACAAGCGGCAACTCCGCTTCGTTTACAACTTTGAGGTCGAACTCCCGGCCGACGAACTTTCGGTCACCTCCCGCGCGGGCGATCGGCCACACCCGGCGGCCCAGGTCGAGTTGTTCGACGACCCGCCGTTCGCCATGCCCGACCCCGGCTCGGCGCCGCTCGCCCACCGCCCCGTCGTCATCGGCTCCGGGCCAGGCGGACTGGTCTGTGCGTACTTCCTCGCGTTGCACGGCTATAAGCCTTTGCTCCTCGAACGCGGCACGCCGGTCAGCGAGCGCATCCGGGACGTGAAGCGATTCGACGAGGGGGGCAAGTTCCACCCGGAGAGCAATTACCTTTTCGGCGAAGGCGGGGCGGGGACGTTTTCCGACGGCAAGTTGACGTGCCGCGGGAGCGGGCCGGACGTCCTTCGCGTGCTGGAACTGTTCGCCGAGTGCAAAGGGCAGCAGCCGGGCAAGCCGAGCATTTTGTACTACCACCGCCCCCACTTGGGCAGTAATCGTCTGCCTGCGGTCGTAAAGGCAATCCGCCAAAAGATCGAGGGGCTGGGCGGCGAGGTCCGGTTCCACACCAAGGTCGACGACCTAACTTTTAACGAAACCGGGCTGCAAGGCGTGGCCACGTCGTCCGGGTTCATCCCGACGCCGGTGGCCGTCCTCGCGACCGGGCACAGCGCGCGGGACACGTACGCCGTCCTCGAACGGCGGGGCGTGCCGATGAACGCCAAGCCGTTCCAGTTCGGCGTCCGCGTCGAACACCGGCAGGACGTGATCAACGAAGTCCAGTACGGCCCGCGGCACACCGCTTACGAAGACGCGCTGGGGAACGCCGACTATTCGCTCGTGGCCCACGGCAAGCACGACCTGTTCACGTTCTGCATGTGCGCCGGTGGCTACATCATCCCGAGCGTGTCCGAGGAAGGGTACTTCTGTACAAACGGGATGTCGCTCTCTCGCCGCGATTCGCCTTACGCGAACAGCGGGTTGGTCGTGACGGTTCCGGTCGAGGCGTTCGAGGGGACCGACGTCCTGGCGGGCGTGCGGCTCCAGGCGAAATACGAGAAGAAAGCATTTGAACTCGGCCGCGGGGTGTATGCCGCCCCGGTCCAGCGGGCGCGGGACTTCCTCGCCGGGCGTGTTTCAAAAGACACACTGTCGAGCAGCTACCCCCGCGATAAAGTTGCTGTCGACCTACGGGAGGTGTTGCCTCCGGTGGTCGCAGCCGCGGTAAAACACGGGCTACCGCAGATGGACCGCCGCTGGCAGGGGCGGTTTCTGGCGGACGCGGTCCTCGCCGGTCCGGAAGCGCGGGGAAGCTCCCCCGTCCGCGTCGACCGCGACCCGGAGACGCGCGAGTCGCCCGGGGTCCGCGGGCTCTACCCGGTCGGCGAGGGGGCCGGGTACGCTGGCGGGATCGTGAGCGCCGCGGTGGACGGGTTGCGAACAGCCAAGGCGATCGTCGCCCGGTACGCGCCGCTGGGAAAAGGATGA
- a CDS encoding metallophosphoesterase: MRRILLLVTAVVCVAAAAVYSRQQSATGDVATTQTTLTIKTEEKNPWTHLNLNNGPEQFQFAVVTDRTGGHRAKVFSRAVQQINLLQPEFVMSVGDLIEGYTSKEERIKDEWKEFEGYIKKFEMPFFYVPGNHDLSSKELVTDWGGRYGRKYYHFIFKNVLFLAVNSEDPTTKISEEQAAYFKKVLDENPAVRWTMVFLHKPLWADKDIEKNGWGTIERALAGRKYTAFCGHVHRYQKFVRNGMNYYQLATTGGGSKMRGVAYGEFDHIAWITMKKDGPLIANVLLDGVLPEDLKLPESEEPGSVRKMVKTYPLKGKVSLDGKPVGKATVRFYKTGAMDKFTLVADGVTETDGTFLLSTYKAFDGVPVGEYTVTVKQVGEYDDGDTPGAAKNTLPGKYAAPKTSPLKVEVKAEGANEVNLELTK; the protein is encoded by the coding sequence TTGCGACGGATTCTTTTACTCGTCACGGCGGTCGTCTGCGTCGCCGCTGCCGCCGTCTATTCACGGCAGCAATCGGCCACGGGTGACGTCGCGACGACCCAGACGACTTTGACGATCAAGACCGAAGAAAAGAACCCCTGGACCCACCTCAACCTGAACAACGGTCCCGAGCAATTCCAGTTCGCCGTCGTGACCGACCGCACCGGCGGTCACCGGGCCAAGGTCTTCTCCCGCGCGGTCCAACAGATTAACTTGCTCCAGCCCGAATTCGTGATGTCCGTCGGCGACCTGATCGAAGGTTACACGTCGAAGGAAGAACGGATCAAAGACGAGTGGAAGGAGTTCGAGGGGTACATCAAGAAGTTCGAGATGCCGTTCTTCTACGTCCCCGGCAACCACGACCTGTCGAGCAAAGAACTCGTCACCGATTGGGGCGGTCGCTACGGCCGCAAGTATTACCACTTCATTTTCAAAAACGTCCTCTTCCTGGCGGTGAACTCCGAAGACCCGACCACCAAGATCTCAGAAGAGCAGGCGGCGTACTTCAAGAAGGTTCTGGACGAGAATCCCGCCGTGCGGTGGACGATGGTCTTCCTGCACAAGCCGTTGTGGGCGGACAAGGACATCGAGAAGAACGGCTGGGGCACGATCGAACGGGCTCTCGCGGGGCGCAAGTACACCGCCTTCTGCGGGCACGTCCACCGGTATCAGAAGTTCGTTCGCAACGGGATGAACTACTACCAACTCGCCACCACCGGGGGCGGCAGCAAGATGCGGGGCGTAGCCTACGGCGAGTTCGACCACATCGCCTGGATCACGATGAAGAAAGACGGCCCGCTCATCGCTAACGTGCTACTCGACGGCGTCCTGCCGGAAGACCTGAAACTTCCGGAATCGGAAGAGCCGGGCTCGGTTCGGAAGATGGTCAAGACGTACCCCCTCAAGGGCAAGGTTTCGCTCGACGGCAAGCCGGTCGGCAAGGCGACCGTCCGCTTCTACAAGACTGGCGCGATGGACAAGTTCACGCTGGTAGCCGACGGGGTAACTGAAACGGACGGTACGTTCCTCCTGAGTACCTACAAGGCGTTTGACGGTGTCCCGGTCGGCGAATACACGGTCACCGTTAAGCAGGTTGGCGAGTACGACGACGGCGATACGCCCGGGGCCGCCAAGAACACACTCCCGGGAAAATACGCGGCGCCGAAAACCTCACCGCTGAAAGTCGAAGTCAAAGCCGAGGGGGCCAACGAGGTCAACCTGGAACTGACGAAATAA
- a CDS encoding tRNA (mnm(5)s(2)U34)-methyltransferase, whose protein sequence is MFRTTELAQEAVRGAVRAGNCAIDATAGNGHDTVFLARMVGPAGVVFAVDIQASALSQTASRLSAEGIGNVTLLQCDHADLVTVIPAAYHGRVGAVMFNLGYLPGGGRAFVTKPESTARALRAAITLLRPGGVVTVIAYVGHPGGPNEIAAVESVLKVLEAGYEVNETRAQSETAPRLYVIKKGVEKT, encoded by the coding sequence ATGTTCCGCACAACGGAACTCGCGCAAGAGGCCGTTCGGGGTGCCGTCCGCGCCGGGAATTGTGCGATCGACGCGACCGCGGGCAACGGCCACGACACAGTGTTCCTCGCCCGCATGGTTGGCCCCGCGGGCGTCGTCTTCGCCGTGGACATCCAGGCGTCCGCCCTTTCTCAAACCGCCAGTCGGTTGAGTGCGGAAGGTATTGGAAATGTGACGCTTCTTCAGTGCGACCACGCGGACCTGGTGACGGTGATCCCGGCGGCTTACCACGGGCGCGTCGGTGCGGTGATGTTCAACCTGGGTTACTTGCCGGGCGGCGGCCGGGCGTTCGTTACAAAGCCCGAGTCGACTGCACGGGCGCTCCGCGCCGCGATCACGTTGCTGCGGCCGGGTGGCGTCGTTACCGTGATCGCCTACGTCGGACACCCGGGCGGCCCGAACGAAATCGCCGCCGTCGAATCGGTGTTGAAAGTGCTGGAGGCCGGATACGAGGTGAACGAGACCCGGGCGCAGTCCGAGACCGCACCACGGCTTTACGTAATCAAAAAGGGCGTTGAGAAAACTTGA
- a CDS encoding NAD(P)/FAD-dependent oxidoreductase codes for MDSVDFIVVGQGIAGTTLAWALRWRGARVVVIDRAEAATASRVAAGLITPVTGQRLAKTWRLEPLWAAARAFYARVEAETQSSLLSELETVRLFQDTTERAAFVARVDTILKGLVSGPDVPVNATWFDAPHGGFAMVPAGRLDVARYLQVSRDVFARDGGYFVGEIDPERDVELVAGGVRLPRFGIAARGIVFCQGFSAVSNPWFPRVPYNFAKGEILTLRVPGLAESRTIHRGVWFLPIGGETYLAGATYERDALDCEPTPKGREELSARLRSLLRLPFDVTGHVAAVRPIVQDQRPTIGVHPDHPQIGYFNGLGSKGSLQAPFVASQFADFLTANGTIEREIDLARMTR; via the coding sequence ATGGACTCTGTTGACTTTATCGTCGTCGGTCAAGGAATTGCGGGCACCACACTGGCCTGGGCTCTACGGTGGCGCGGGGCACGGGTGGTGGTCATCGACCGCGCCGAGGCGGCCACGGCATCCCGTGTCGCGGCCGGCTTGATTACGCCCGTCACCGGCCAGCGGCTCGCTAAGACGTGGCGATTGGAACCGCTCTGGGCCGCCGCCAGGGCGTTCTACGCCCGCGTGGAAGCCGAAACTCAATCGTCCTTGCTTTCCGAGCTAGAAACGGTTCGTCTGTTTCAAGACACCACCGAACGGGCCGCGTTCGTGGCCCGAGTCGACACGATTCTTAAAGGACTGGTGTCGGGACCGGACGTGCCCGTGAACGCGACATGGTTCGACGCGCCGCACGGCGGGTTTGCGATGGTTCCTGCCGGGCGATTAGACGTGGCGCGATACCTTCAGGTTTCCCGCGACGTATTTGCCCGGGACGGCGGCTATTTTGTCGGAGAAATTGACCCGGAGAGGGATGTCGAACTGGTCGCCGGGGGCGTGCGGTTGCCACGGTTCGGAATCGCGGCGCGCGGGATCGTGTTCTGTCAGGGATTCTCGGCTGTCTCGAACCCGTGGTTTCCGCGGGTGCCGTATAACTTTGCCAAAGGGGAAATCTTAACCCTGCGTGTACCCGGGCTCGCGGAATCGCGCACGATCCACCGGGGCGTGTGGTTCCTGCCGATCGGCGGGGAGACGTATTTGGCCGGAGCCACATACGAGCGCGACGCGCTGGATTGTGAGCCGACGCCGAAGGGCCGCGAAGAACTCAGCGCACGGCTCCGTTCACTTTTGCGATTACCCTTTGACGTCACGGGGCACGTCGCGGCCGTGCGCCCGATCGTACAGGATCAGCGACCGACGATCGGTGTCCACCCCGATCATCCGCAGATCGGGTATTTCAACGGCCTGGGCTCCAAGGGTTCGCTTCAGGCGCCGTTCGTCGCATCGCAATTCGCCGACTTCCTGACGGCGAACGGGACGATCGAACGGGAAATCGATCTCGCCCGGATGACGAGGTGA
- a CDS encoding GNAT family acetyltransferase: MLIRPFESSDEPHVVALWERCGLTRPWNDPVKDIARKQQVRPDLFLVGVVAGEIVAVTMAGYDGHRGWVYYVGVDPAHQRHGYGRAIMAEVERLLRAAGCPKINLQVRTSNAAVVAFYKSLGYAMDDVVSLGKRLEQDGPGSGSVQ, from the coding sequence ATGTTAATCCGCCCCTTTGAATCGTCGGACGAACCGCACGTTGTCGCCTTATGGGAACGCTGTGGGCTGACCCGCCCGTGGAACGACCCGGTCAAGGACATTGCCCGCAAGCAACAAGTTCGCCCGGATCTCTTTCTGGTCGGCGTGGTCGCGGGCGAAATCGTCGCCGTGACGATGGCCGGGTACGACGGGCACCGCGGCTGGGTTTACTACGTTGGTGTCGACCCAGCCCACCAGCGCCACGGCTACGGCCGGGCGATCATGGCCGAAGTAGAGCGGTTGCTCCGTGCGGCCGGCTGCCCGAAGATCAATCTGCAAGTTCGCACATCGAACGCCGCGGTCGTCGCCTTCTATAAAAGTCTCGGCTACGCAATGGACGACGTGGTCAGCCTCGGAAAGCGCCTCGAACAAGACGGCCCGGGATCGGGCAGCGTGCAATAA
- a CDS encoding DUF6171 family protein, with translation MTGPAQQPSDPLRASLEQSLAAARQAGDVKKQALVLADLGYILTQSGDPRHAVAFLAEAAGLARGLGDKILEADVLGQQGLTSVQAGDVRPGIEMLKQALAAARAGGDLFAEKTALARLASALPAVGDAVQALACYDQAIALTRHLKDTAGEAEVHWFAAILQAELGARDRALAAGREAIALFKKLGDPNAPMFVSQLEKYQSGGSPPAGDLKALTAPVLAAAGAAPTVDANPGGPSQGPGVLRMAMTAAKSMARYFGSGMKTVSAETLRVRLQTCESCEQFTGARCRLCGCFTTVKARLPHEKCPIGKWPANLVRS, from the coding sequence ATGACCGGTCCGGCGCAACAACCGTCCGATCCTCTCAGGGCTTCGCTCGAACAGTCCCTCGCCGCCGCCCGCCAGGCCGGAGACGTAAAAAAGCAAGCGCTCGTACTCGCCGACCTCGGCTACATCCTGACCCAGTCCGGCGACCCCCGGCACGCGGTGGCCTTCCTGGCGGAAGCCGCCGGGCTCGCCCGCGGGCTCGGCGACAAGATTCTCGAAGCGGACGTTTTGGGCCAGCAGGGGCTCACTTCTGTCCAGGCCGGGGACGTCCGACCGGGCATCGAGATGTTGAAGCAGGCACTCGCGGCCGCCCGTGCTGGCGGGGACTTGTTCGCCGAGAAAACCGCCCTCGCCCGGCTCGCGAGCGCGTTGCCCGCCGTCGGCGACGCGGTCCAGGCACTCGCGTGTTACGACCAGGCAATCGCCTTGACTCGCCACTTGAAGGACACGGCGGGCGAGGCCGAAGTCCACTGGTTCGCCGCGATCCTCCAGGCCGAACTCGGCGCCCGCGACCGGGCGCTCGCGGCCGGCCGCGAAGCCATCGCTCTCTTTAAGAAATTGGGCGACCCGAACGCGCCGATGTTCGTATCGCAGCTCGAGAAGTATCAAAGCGGTGGCAGTCCGCCCGCGGGCGACTTGAAAGCCCTGACCGCGCCGGTCCTGGCCGCGGCCGGAGCCGCTCCTACTGTCGACGCGAACCCCGGCGGCCCTTCCCAGGGACCGGGCGTACTCCGCATGGCGATGACGGCCGCGAAATCCATGGCCCGGTACTTCGGCTCGGGCATGAAGACGGTTTCGGCCGAGACACTTCGTGTTCGTTTACAAACGTGTGAATCCTGCGAGCAATTCACCGGGGCACGGTGCCGTTTGTGTGGCTGCTTCACGACAGTGAAAGCCCGCCTGCCGCACGAGAAGTGCCCCATCGGGAAGTGGCCCGCGAACTTGGTCAGGTCTTGA